A genomic stretch from Algoriphagus halophilus includes:
- a CDS encoding PepSY-associated TM helix domain-containing protein — MTLRKLIANIHLYIGLLTGLLFFIIALSGAIYTWQPEFSRIAFHQTVIQENKPFISITDIKNTLERNFPEGDFRTALYRDPESAIEVLIYVPGTYFHAYINPYSGELIHLQDMNKGWISKLKNLHRNLLLGPPGREIVHWVTLLAMGMLITGMVIWWPVQGKPGKDKFNIKWSASPKKLNYDLHNILGFYATWILIFTIGTGIFWGFAVVRESLKEFSGENTLNWESPQSLVPPASQVNSKDEVLNRLILEYHTGYPDSEVRINIPHKEEEAVQLSVIQPTAGINAVDFYYHDQYTGELIRGNFQNGLAENRSTFGKINGLVYDIHFGSVWGLPGRILACFASLIGASLPITGFLVWWNKRKLKNKKSINSI, encoded by the coding sequence ATGACGCTTCGAAAGTTAATCGCTAATATTCATCTTTATATAGGGCTGCTGACCGGATTATTGTTTTTTATCATTGCGCTATCTGGCGCCATCTATACTTGGCAACCTGAGTTCAGTCGAATAGCTTTTCACCAAACAGTCATTCAAGAAAATAAGCCTTTTATTTCCATTACGGATATAAAAAACACCTTGGAACGGAATTTTCCAGAAGGAGATTTCCGCACCGCACTTTACAGGGATCCCGAAAGTGCTATCGAGGTATTAATCTATGTGCCGGGCACTTATTTTCATGCCTATATCAACCCCTATTCAGGAGAATTGATCCACTTACAGGATATGAACAAAGGATGGATCAGTAAACTAAAAAACCTACATAGAAATTTGTTGTTAGGACCTCCCGGGCGGGAAATTGTTCACTGGGTGACCTTATTGGCAATGGGCATGCTGATAACAGGAATGGTGATTTGGTGGCCAGTTCAAGGAAAACCCGGGAAAGACAAATTCAACATCAAATGGTCGGCTTCTCCCAAAAAACTGAATTACGACCTGCATAACATCCTCGGATTCTATGCTACCTGGATCCTTATTTTCACCATTGGAACCGGGATTTTCTGGGGTTTTGCTGTAGTTAGAGAAAGCCTAAAAGAATTCAGTGGAGAGAACACCTTGAACTGGGAATCCCCACAATCCCTCGTTCCACCGGCAAGTCAAGTTAACTCCAAGGATGAAGTTTTAAACAGGTTGATCCTAGAATATCATACGGGCTATCCAGACTCGGAAGTTCGAATCAACATTCCTCATAAAGAGGAGGAAGCGGTTCAGTTATCCGTCATCCAGCCAACAGCAGGAATCAATGCAGTAGATTTTTATTACCATGACCAATATACCGGAGAACTAATTCGCGGAAACTTTCAAAATGGGCTTGCGGAAAATCGAAGCACCTTTGGCAAAATCAATGGATTGGTCTACGACATCCATTTTGGAAGTGTTTGGGGTCTTCCAGGGAGAATCCTGGCATGTTTCGCCTCCTTGATCGGGGCATCCTTGCCCATTACAGGCTTTTTGGTTTGGTGGAATAAGAGGAAATTGAAGAATAAAAAATCAATAAATTCCATCTAA
- a CDS encoding penicillin-binding transpeptidase domain-containing protein yields MRLIFILVLLHFSSITFAQSNWNQPFEECGLKGSTTIYDYQKKKWLSSDIEDSQVQTLPASTFKLVNTLIALDTKAVENEDEIIPWIDDYDTVKYGHRPNIYHSMSMKEAFRLSAGWAYIELAKKIGKSKYREYLTAIDYGNVDLSIEEDDFWNFGDFGISPANQIKVLLGIYEETLPFSGQSFQTLKEMMIEERTDEYIIRAKTGWTRDGGKDTGWWVGYLETSDDVYFFATRLIKDRSENNPNFGACRKSITKEIFKQFGVL; encoded by the coding sequence ATGAGGCTTATTTTTATTCTTGTGCTCCTCCATTTCAGCTCAATCACTTTTGCTCAATCAAATTGGAATCAACCTTTTGAGGAATGCGGATTAAAGGGAAGCACCACCATCTATGATTATCAGAAAAAAAAATGGTTGAGTAGTGATATCGAAGACAGCCAAGTACAGACACTTCCTGCCTCTACATTCAAACTTGTCAATACACTGATCGCATTAGATACCAAGGCAGTAGAGAATGAAGATGAGATCATTCCTTGGATCGATGATTATGATACCGTGAAATATGGTCACCGCCCCAATATATACCATAGCATGAGCATGAAAGAGGCTTTTAGACTCTCTGCAGGCTGGGCTTATATTGAATTGGCCAAAAAAATTGGGAAGTCCAAGTACAGGGAATACCTGACCGCAATTGATTATGGCAATGTGGATTTATCCATTGAAGAAGATGATTTTTGGAATTTTGGGGATTTTGGGATTTCTCCAGCCAACCAAATCAAAGTACTCCTCGGTATTTATGAAGAGACGCTCCCCTTTTCTGGGCAGTCATTTCAAACGCTGAAAGAAATGATGATTGAAGAAAGAACTGACGAATATATCATTCGAGCTAAAACTGGGTGGACACGTGATGGGGGTAAAGACACCGGTTGGTGGGTAGGGTACCTCGAGACCTCTGACGATGTCTACTTTTTTGCTACTCGGCTAATCAAAGACCGATCAGAAAACAACCCAAACTTTGGTGCTTGCCGGAAAAGCATTACCAAAGAAATTTTCAAGCAATTTGGTGTTCTTTAA
- a CDS encoding DUF4395 family protein has translation MATKQQELSRARIKRLKAQGYLNHTDGEICELAFGHRFALISCTTLVGIGVAAANVPILVGMAFVALGGIILPYHPFDYIYNYFLSSPLKRRKIPPRSKQLKFACTIAAIGLSLTAWLFYHGQNLAGYLVGGSLFLVALTVSTTDFCIPSKIYNFLFKVKVE, from the coding sequence ATGGCAACCAAACAACAAGAGTTATCCCGGGCTCGAATTAAGCGGTTGAAAGCTCAAGGTTATTTAAACCATACGGATGGCGAAATCTGTGAACTGGCTTTTGGCCATCGATTTGCCCTGATTTCCTGCACGACCTTGGTAGGTATCGGTGTAGCTGCCGCCAATGTACCGATTTTGGTGGGCATGGCTTTCGTAGCACTAGGTGGAATTATTCTCCCCTATCATCCCTTTGATTATATCTATAATTATTTTCTGAGCAGCCCCCTCAAAAGACGAAAGATCCCTCCCCGTTCCAAACAATTGAAGTTCGCCTGCACTATTGCAGCCATAGGGTTATCCCTTACTGCATGGTTGTTTTACCATGGCCAAAACCTTGCAGGATACCTAGTTGGGGGGTCTCTTTTTTTGGTGGCCTTGACCGTTAGTACCACTGATTTCTGCATTCCCTCCAAGATCTACAATTTTCTTTTTAAGGTAAAAGTTGAGTAA
- a CDS encoding phosphatidylserine decarboxylase: MEKHPYFFSIFLLLGWCFGCSDAANQVDYHPMTVELISLMKTEPEVQKLLEQSIERAKIANPDPKTNPIQSLEQYLKFVSNTEKGMPWSLYEQKDSIEVYSDISKSLRYFYFLINQPLPELEGKGLYNNTIQFSEPFVSWLTKFNKEWGSYLSSEESWNDSYYQLAKRDSLFGLNSSWYESPSNWHSFNEFFARKLRSPEERPITSPEDNQIVTSFADSRPIGVWEIDSNSVLVAKEGVPVKSATFRSVSKLVGEESEYADVFKNGTFLHSFLAINDYHRYHFPLSGVIKEVKLIPGLGVAGGLLEWDPANQRYAYDPTGIDWQILETRGLVILDTENYGLVALIPVGMATIGSVNFEDAVKEGARVQKGDPLGYFQFGGSDFVMLFQESVQFTLDAPKMENGAGYKHLLMGERLGSLTLKD, from the coding sequence ATGGAAAAGCATCCCTATTTTTTTAGTATTTTTCTTCTTTTGGGCTGGTGTTTTGGCTGTAGTGATGCAGCCAATCAGGTGGACTATCATCCCATGACGGTGGAACTGATCAGCTTAATGAAGACGGAACCTGAGGTACAGAAGCTTTTGGAGCAGTCCATTGAACGAGCAAAAATTGCCAATCCTGATCCAAAGACGAATCCTATCCAATCTTTAGAACAATACCTGAAATTTGTTTCCAACACAGAAAAAGGAATGCCCTGGAGTCTGTATGAGCAAAAAGACAGTATTGAAGTCTATTCTGATATCAGCAAGAGTCTCCGATACTTTTACTTTCTGATCAACCAACCTCTTCCCGAACTGGAAGGCAAAGGGCTTTATAACAATACCATCCAGTTTTCAGAACCTTTTGTGTCTTGGCTGACAAAATTCAACAAGGAATGGGGGAGCTACCTTTCGTCAGAGGAATCCTGGAACGACTCCTATTACCAACTTGCCAAAAGGGATAGCCTCTTTGGGCTAAACTCTTCCTGGTATGAATCCCCATCCAATTGGCACTCTTTTAATGAGTTCTTTGCAAGAAAACTGCGATCTCCGGAAGAGCGCCCCATTACTTCTCCGGAAGACAATCAGATTGTTACCTCCTTTGCAGATTCCAGACCTATTGGAGTTTGGGAAATAGATAGTAATTCTGTGCTTGTTGCTAAAGAGGGTGTTCCTGTCAAATCCGCTACTTTTCGTTCTGTTTCCAAACTTGTCGGAGAAGAAAGCGAATATGCAGATGTATTCAAAAATGGTACTTTTTTACATTCCTTTTTGGCAATCAATGATTACCATCGCTATCATTTCCCTTTAAGTGGAGTAATCAAAGAAGTAAAACTGATTCCCGGCTTAGGGGTGGCAGGTGGTCTTTTGGAATGGGATCCAGCAAACCAGCGCTATGCTTACGATCCTACAGGCATAGATTGGCAAATTCTGGAAACCCGAGGACTAGTCATTCTGGATACAGAAAATTATGGTTTGGTGGCATTGATCCCTGTGGGTATGGCTACCATCGGTTCGGTTAATTTTGAAGATGCCGTAAAAGAAGGAGCCCGAGTCCAAAAAGGAGATCCCTTGGGATATTTCCAATTTGGGGGGTCGGATTTTGTGATGCTATTTCAGGAGTCCGTACAATTCACTTTAGATGCCCCCAAAATGGAGAATGGAGCTGGCTACAAACATCTCCTGATGGGCGAGCGATTGGGTTCCCTCACCTTGAAAGATTAA
- a CDS encoding COG2426 family protein → MLWSVSPFGEAKFGIPYALLNGVNIYLTFVCCFVANILVFPVMNFFLQVVNRYLLKWYHYKKAAIFVGRRTKAGAGKNVEKYGFWGLMVFVSIPFPGTGVYAGTIASFLFGLDRRKAFFANAAGIFISCMIVWITTLAAMKGFKV, encoded by the coding sequence ATGCTCTGGAGCGTATCGCCTTTTGGAGAAGCAAAATTCGGAATTCCTTATGCGTTACTCAATGGAGTGAATATTTACTTGACGTTTGTTTGCTGTTTTGTGGCAAACATTCTGGTCTTTCCGGTGATGAATTTTTTTCTCCAGGTAGTCAACCGTTACCTGCTTAAATGGTACCACTATAAAAAGGCAGCCATTTTTGTAGGGCGCCGGACCAAGGCAGGTGCTGGTAAAAATGTGGAAAAATATGGGTTTTGGGGCCTAATGGTATTTGTTTCTATTCCCTTTCCTGGAACTGGAGTATATGCCGGAACAATTGCCAGTTTTCTTTTTGGACTAGACCGGAGAAAGGCTTTTTTTGCCAATGCAGCAGGAATATTTATTTCTTGTATGATCGTATGGATTACCACCCTTGCGGCAATGAAGGGGTTTAAGGTTTAA
- a CDS encoding WD40/YVTN/BNR-like repeat-containing protein, giving the protein MKTKSLLLLLCLSLSFSVFSQQLTSQLLDGLPLRNIGPATMSGRIVDLAVLESDPYTFYAATATGGIWKTSDNGISFEPVFENENTHSIGAIALNQAHPNILWVGTGERANRQSNSWGDGVYLSHDGGKTWKNVGLKDSHHIGRIVLHPTDTAVAYVAAMGHLWGPNEERGLYKTSDSGKTWERLIYVDEETGVVDVAMDPSDPSILYAATYQRMRKPYGFHGGGSGSGIHKSIDGGKTWKELSNGLPEGDYGRIGISIYRKNPEVVFISLEQGFQYNASTAYNERRAGIYRSKDKGESWELMSDWNPRPMYASQPLVDPSDESRIYMMNQYSYSSDSGRTFTAPRQSLHGDDRILWVNPKDSRHVIKGDDGGIGISYDRGLKWLFINNLPVSQYYRISVDNAVPYNVYGGLQDNGSWVGPSETYRRDGILNEDWKRLGGGDGFLNLVDQNDPDVVYTESQYLGLSRLNMKNGQRQDIRPGDPKGRIGARRNWDAWGPGLPEPELGNAMAPGNWDGPFFLSNHDPNTIYAGTNVLWKSTDNGASWVPLGDLTTKVNRRELLIMGQRPDEHTASLDDGIPYYPTLTAVAEDLHTPGMLYAGTDDGLLQVSWDGGKTWNDVSSTLEGLPKETWINTFEPSAHQAGRAYVAINNYRNDDYSNYIYRTEDYGKTWESVAGDLPANRVARTLREDPKNPDLLYLGTEFGLFISIDAGKHWVELKSNMPTLPFNDLVIHPRDNDLVLGSHGRGVWILDQVNALQELTPEVLEQSAELFSIGDAAMINYTNDGAHTGDMYYRGENPAFGAAMDYYLQDSVGKDAISLKIYDSNGEYVSEVKAKNKSGLHRIMWDLRYEYDAPGSGRFRMNGPFVLPGLYTAKLEVNGEVFEENFRVNDDPRLDIPLGVRKEWTASLKEILALSSEVAEDRAPVQKLEEQLEKLEEENISYDQDDAAPLKEIIRKYGELNSRIRTLYSQIDNYIGPWTSDQKAQFEYYSSMKPKLKEERDQVIKTTVPKINKGLKKEHQLSVDK; this is encoded by the coding sequence ATGAAAACCAAATCCCTTTTGCTCTTGCTCTGCTTGAGCCTTTCATTTTCTGTCTTTAGCCAGCAGTTGACTAGTCAGCTATTGGATGGACTGCCCTTAAGAAATATTGGTCCTGCCACCATGAGTGGAAGAATTGTGGACTTGGCAGTTCTGGAATCAGATCCTTACACGTTTTATGCGGCCACTGCTACCGGTGGAATCTGGAAAACCAGCGACAATGGAATCTCATTCGAACCGGTATTTGAAAATGAAAACACCCATTCCATAGGTGCAATTGCTTTGAACCAAGCACATCCCAATATCCTTTGGGTAGGAACTGGGGAAAGAGCCAATAGACAAAGTAATTCCTGGGGAGATGGGGTTTACCTATCTCATGATGGAGGAAAAACCTGGAAAAATGTGGGGTTGAAAGATTCTCACCATATCGGAAGAATCGTTCTCCATCCTACTGACACTGCTGTGGCTTACGTGGCTGCCATGGGTCATTTGTGGGGCCCCAATGAAGAAAGAGGACTTTACAAAACCAGTGACAGTGGAAAAACCTGGGAACGATTGATTTATGTGGATGAGGAAACAGGCGTAGTCGATGTGGCTATGGATCCTTCAGATCCTTCTATTCTTTATGCGGCTACTTACCAGAGAATGAGAAAGCCTTATGGTTTTCATGGAGGAGGATCTGGAAGTGGAATTCATAAATCCATCGATGGAGGTAAAACCTGGAAAGAACTAAGCAATGGTCTTCCAGAGGGAGATTATGGAAGAATTGGGATTTCGATTTATCGCAAAAATCCAGAGGTGGTATTTATATCATTGGAACAAGGTTTTCAATACAATGCCTCCACAGCATACAATGAACGGAGAGCAGGAATCTACCGAAGCAAGGACAAAGGAGAAAGTTGGGAGTTGATGAGCGACTGGAACCCTAGACCCATGTATGCTTCCCAGCCTTTGGTGGACCCAAGTGATGAATCACGCATCTATATGATGAACCAATACAGCTATTCCAGCGATAGCGGAAGAACCTTTACCGCACCACGTCAATCCCTACACGGGGATGATCGGATTTTGTGGGTGAATCCCAAGGATTCTAGACATGTCATCAAAGGAGATGACGGAGGTATAGGAATTTCGTACGATCGCGGTCTCAAATGGCTTTTTATCAACAATCTACCTGTCAGCCAATACTATAGAATCTCTGTGGATAATGCGGTTCCATACAATGTTTATGGTGGATTGCAAGACAATGGAAGCTGGGTAGGACCAAGTGAAACCTACCGCAGAGATGGAATACTCAATGAGGATTGGAAGAGATTAGGTGGAGGCGATGGCTTCCTTAACTTGGTAGATCAAAACGATCCGGATGTAGTGTACACCGAGTCTCAATACTTGGGTCTTTCCCGACTCAATATGAAAAATGGACAACGTCAAGACATTCGCCCCGGTGATCCAAAAGGTAGAATTGGTGCCAGAAGAAACTGGGATGCTTGGGGTCCTGGACTTCCCGAACCAGAATTAGGAAATGCCATGGCTCCCGGCAATTGGGATGGACCTTTCTTTCTATCAAACCATGACCCCAACACCATTTATGCAGGTACCAATGTATTATGGAAAAGCACGGACAATGGAGCAAGTTGGGTTCCTTTAGGTGATTTAACGACCAAGGTGAATCGTCGTGAGCTTTTGATCATGGGACAACGACCAGATGAGCACACCGCTTCTTTGGATGATGGAATTCCTTACTACCCTACCCTTACCGCCGTTGCGGAAGACCTTCATACTCCTGGAATGCTTTATGCCGGTACTGATGATGGTTTATTACAAGTGTCTTGGGATGGTGGAAAAACCTGGAATGATGTAAGTAGCACCTTGGAAGGTTTACCAAAGGAAACCTGGATCAATACATTTGAACCTTCGGCACATCAAGCGGGAAGGGCTTATGTAGCGATCAATAATTATAGAAATGATGATTATAGCAATTACATCTACCGCACGGAAGATTATGGGAAAACATGGGAATCTGTAGCAGGTGATTTACCAGCCAATCGCGTGGCGAGAACCTTAAGAGAGGACCCTAAGAATCCAGATTTATTGTACTTAGGAACAGAATTCGGATTGTTTATCAGCATTGATGCTGGAAAACACTGGGTGGAATTGAAAAGCAATATGCCTACACTTCCTTTCAATGATTTGGTCATTCACCCTAGAGACAATGACTTGGTACTGGGATCCCATGGACGTGGGGTCTGGATTTTGGACCAGGTGAATGCCTTACAGGAATTGACTCCAGAAGTACTTGAGCAATCTGCCGAATTATTCTCGATCGGAGACGCAGCAATGATCAATTATACCAATGACGGGGCTCATACCGGTGATATGTATTACCGTGGCGAAAACCCAGCCTTCGGTGCTGCCATGGATTATTACCTCCAGGATTCTGTAGGAAAAGACGCCATCAGCTTGAAGATTTATGATAGCAATGGTGAGTATGTAAGTGAAGTAAAAGCCAAGAATAAATCTGGTCTTCACCGCATTATGTGGGATTTGAGGTACGAATATGATGCTCCTGGATCTGGTAGGTTTAGAATGAATGGTCCTTTTGTACTTCCCGGATTGTACACTGCCAAGCTAGAAGTGAATGGAGAAGTCTTTGAAGAGAATTTCAGGGTGAACGATGACCCAAGGCTTGATATTCCACTTGGAGTAAGAAAAGAATGGACTGCCTCTCTTAAAGAAATCCTTGCATTGAGTTCGGAAGTAGCGGAAGACAGAGCACCGGTTCAAAAACTAGAGGAACAATTAGAAAAACTGGAGGAAGAAAACATTTCATACGATCAGGATGATGCAGCTCCTTTGAAAGAAATAATCAGAAAATATGGAGAATTAAACAGCCGCATCAGAACGCTTTATTCTCAGATTGATAATTATATTGGTCCATGGACTTCGGATCAAAAAGCACAATTCGAGTATTACAGCTCCATGAAACCAAAATTGAAAGAAGAACGGGATCAAGTCATTAAAACTACTGTTCCTAAAATCAATAAAGGTCTTAAAAAAGAGCATCAATTAAGCGTAGATAAATAA
- a CDS encoding alpha/beta hydrolase family protein has protein sequence MNSLIKAITILGLSFWFSQSFAQESAFSEYEVKEFVFQGHEAKIVIPKKANEAKNWIWRARFWGHEPQLDQALLEKGFHVVYVDVAGLFGNPEAVQRWNEFYEFCRKEYKLNPKVVLEGMSRGGLIIYNWAAENTEKVYSIYADAPVCDIKSWPGGLFAGQGSASDWVKCLEVYGLDSASVRDFKGIPIYKSVAIAKAKIPVIHVYGESDKVVPFMENTYLLAEEFRKAGGEITLIPKPGVGHHPHSLKDPSPLVDFILKSIEK, from the coding sequence ATGAACTCTCTGATCAAAGCCATTACGATTTTAGGTTTGAGCTTTTGGTTTTCCCAAAGCTTTGCCCAAGAGTCTGCTTTTTCAGAATATGAAGTAAAGGAGTTTGTATTTCAAGGCCATGAAGCAAAGATCGTAATCCCCAAAAAGGCAAATGAAGCTAAAAACTGGATTTGGAGAGCTCGATTCTGGGGGCATGAGCCTCAATTGGACCAAGCCTTATTAGAAAAAGGATTTCATGTAGTTTATGTAGATGTAGCCGGCTTATTCGGTAATCCAGAAGCCGTGCAACGATGGAATGAGTTTTATGAATTCTGTAGAAAAGAATACAAGCTAAATCCGAAGGTGGTTTTGGAAGGCATGAGCCGTGGTGGTCTGATCATTTATAATTGGGCCGCAGAAAATACCGAAAAGGTGTATTCTATCTATGCAGATGCTCCGGTCTGCGACATCAAAAGTTGGCCGGGAGGATTATTCGCTGGTCAGGGTAGCGCCAGTGATTGGGTGAAATGTTTGGAAGTCTATGGATTGGATTCTGCTTCGGTTCGTGATTTTAAAGGAATTCCCATCTACAAGAGTGTGGCAATTGCCAAAGCAAAGATTCCTGTCATCCATGTTTATGGGGAATCAGACAAAGTGGTACCCTTTATGGAAAACACCTATTTACTAGCAGAAGAATTTCGGAAAGCTGGTGGAGAAATCACCTTGATCCCAAAACCTGGGGTTGGCCATCACCCCCATAGCTTAAAAGATCCCAGTCCTTTAGTGGACTTTATACTTAAAAGCATTGAAAAGTAA
- a CDS encoding RNA polymerase sigma factor, whose amino-acid sequence MSSDFYSASILPYAPIIIKICRAYTDTQEDFEDYYQEVCLQIWKSRHNFQGQSEWSTWVYRLSLNVCMTLLKKKKNTPQQTGSEFIPEELTEDSKAFSDESLEQLFQAIRKLSEVDRGIILLYLEEKTYQEIADIMGTNPNHIGVKINRIKERLKKLLDGKIN is encoded by the coding sequence GTGAGCAGCGATTTTTATTCAGCATCAATTTTACCCTATGCCCCAATTATCATCAAGATCTGCAGGGCATATACGGATACGCAGGAAGATTTCGAAGATTACTATCAGGAAGTGTGTTTACAAATCTGGAAAAGCAGACACAATTTTCAAGGGCAATCGGAATGGTCTACTTGGGTGTATCGATTGTCGCTGAATGTGTGTATGACTTTGCTCAAGAAAAAAAAGAATACCCCTCAGCAAACCGGTTCAGAATTTATTCCTGAGGAGCTAACAGAAGATTCGAAGGCATTTTCAGACGAGTCATTGGAACAACTATTCCAAGCCATCAGGAAATTATCCGAAGTCGACAGAGGAATAATTTTACTGTATCTGGAAGAAAAAACCTATCAGGAAATCGCTGACATCATGGGTACCAACCCCAATCATATCGGGGTGAAAATCAACCGTATTAAAGAACGCTTAAAAAAATTATTAGATGGAAAAATCAATTGA
- a CDS encoding nuclear transport factor 2 family protein, whose translation MRASILLFLLVFSSYFIASAQTTCMTEENIKLLDAKWEEANLHPDPDFFESTLGEEFVWVHNHVSMVDSKGTVVEGAKKKKAAGTSNTRSRVQRDVKVAITGNTAVVTGITVVDRGPEPTTYHFMRTYVEIGGKCLLIGNHTMAIPKEEL comes from the coding sequence ATGAGAGCCAGCATTCTTTTATTCCTTCTCGTATTTTCCTCCTATTTCATAGCTTCCGCTCAGACTACCTGTATGACAGAAGAAAACATCAAACTTCTTGATGCAAAATGGGAGGAGGCAAATTTGCACCCAGACCCTGATTTTTTTGAATCCACGTTGGGAGAGGAGTTTGTCTGGGTACATAATCATGTTTCCATGGTGGATTCTAAAGGAACAGTAGTTGAAGGGGCCAAAAAAAAGAAAGCAGCAGGAACTTCAAATACCCGATCAAGGGTCCAACGAGATGTGAAAGTGGCCATTACTGGCAATACTGCAGTAGTCACGGGAATTACTGTGGTAGATCGAGGACCTGAACCCACTACCTATCATTTTATGAGAACTTATGTGGAAATAGGTGGCAAATGCTTGTTGATAGGAAACCACACCATGGCCATTCCAAAGGAGGAACTGTAA
- a CDS encoding NAD-dependent epimerase/dehydratase family protein, with product MRIFFTGGSGKAGKHVIPYLLDQGHQVMNVDLKPLDHPKVDNLIADITDSGQMFNAMSSYSNLGELEIGNGTPKFDAVVHFAAVPRILINPDNETFRVNTIGTYNVIESAVKLGIKKIIIASSETTYGICFSDGKTDPMSLPLEEDYDVDPMDSYGLSKVVNEKTARTFQRRSGYDIYALRIGNVIEPHEYAELFPHYLEHPEVRRRNAFCYIDARDLGQIVDLCLKKDGLGYQVFNAGNDHNGAVIPSKELAEQFFPGVPITRELEEHEALFSNRKIKEVLGFKEQHHWRNYLNWE from the coding sequence ATGCGAATATTCTTTACAGGAGGTTCAGGTAAAGCTGGCAAACATGTCATCCCTTACTTATTGGATCAGGGACATCAGGTCATGAATGTAGACCTGAAACCTTTGGATCACCCTAAAGTGGATAATTTGATCGCCGATATCACCGATTCGGGCCAAATGTTCAATGCCATGTCCTCCTATTCCAATCTGGGTGAATTGGAAATAGGTAATGGTACCCCCAAGTTTGACGCAGTGGTTCACTTTGCTGCTGTCCCAAGAATTTTGATCAATCCTGATAATGAAACTTTCCGAGTAAATACCATTGGTACCTACAATGTGATTGAGTCGGCAGTAAAGTTGGGAATAAAAAAAATCATCATCGCTTCTTCGGAAACCACCTACGGGATTTGTTTTTCTGATGGAAAAACTGACCCCATGTCTCTGCCTTTAGAAGAAGACTATGATGTGGATCCCATGGATAGTTATGGCCTATCCAAAGTAGTCAATGAAAAAACGGCCCGAACCTTCCAGCGTAGATCAGGCTATGACATATATGCCCTTCGTATCGGAAATGTAATCGAGCCTCATGAATATGCCGAATTATTCCCTCACTATTTGGAACATCCTGAGGTAAGAAGAAGGAATGCCTTTTGCTATATCGATGCCAGGGATTTAGGGCAAATTGTGGACTTATGCCTGAAGAAAGACGGGTTAGGATACCAAGTCTTTAATGCAGGAAATGACCACAACGGAGCGGTGATTCCAAGTAAAGAACTGGCTGAACAATTCTTTCCAGGAGTACCCATCACCCGTGAATTGGAAGAGCATGAAGCCTTATTCTCCAATCGAAAAATCAAAGAAGTACTGGGCTTCAAAGAGCAGCATCATTGGAGAAATTATTTGAACTGGGAATAG